In Chromobacterium rhizoryzae, one genomic interval encodes:
- a CDS encoding KamA family radical SAM protein, translating into MRLHQLVKDIHFDDPLWQERHTITRPEQLREVLDEILRPSALDDMIAGLHQASMSVRINPYLLDLINWQDMEHDPIRRQFLPLASEMTASHPLQSLDALDETADSPVEGLVHRYPDRALLLVTDRCPVYCRFCTRSYNVGVDTSSVIKIRAQSISHRWQSILSHLRMTPRIVDVVVSGGDCARLKASQLLEIGRGLLSIPSIRRIRFASKGLSVLPMKITRDHAWTDALTVVSDEGRRQGVEVSLQTHFNHPIEITPSVLSAANLLFAKGVMVRNQSVLLRGVNDDASVLGLLIKHLGDLHIHPYYVYLCDPVPGIEDMRVDLATACQLEKAVRGLTAGYNMPAFVVDAPGGGGKRLIHSYERYDRYSGLSTFTAPAVKAGRLFLYPDPLHALSPDARRDWLDPQRAQAMVADMQRQSA; encoded by the coding sequence ATGCGTCTACATCAATTAGTCAAGGACATACACTTCGACGACCCTCTCTGGCAGGAGCGCCATACCATTACCCGGCCAGAACAGCTGCGAGAGGTGCTGGATGAGATCTTGCGCCCATCGGCGCTAGACGACATGATTGCCGGCCTGCACCAAGCATCGATGTCTGTTCGTATCAACCCCTATCTGCTTGATCTGATTAATTGGCAAGATATGGAACATGATCCTATCCGTAGACAGTTTTTACCCCTCGCCTCGGAAATGACTGCATCGCACCCGTTGCAGTCGCTTGATGCCTTGGATGAAACAGCAGACTCCCCCGTGGAAGGCTTGGTCCATCGTTATCCGGACCGAGCCTTGTTGCTGGTGACGGATCGCTGCCCGGTTTACTGTCGATTCTGCACCCGCAGCTACAATGTCGGCGTAGATACCAGTTCAGTCATCAAGATTCGCGCCCAATCCATATCGCATCGATGGCAGTCCATCCTGTCCCATCTGCGCATGACCCCACGCATTGTGGATGTTGTCGTATCGGGAGGAGATTGCGCCCGGCTCAAAGCCAGCCAATTACTAGAAATAGGAAGAGGTCTCCTCTCCATCCCATCCATTCGGCGCATCCGCTTTGCTTCAAAAGGGCTCTCTGTATTGCCGATGAAGATCACCCGGGATCACGCCTGGACCGATGCCTTAACCGTGGTAAGCGATGAGGGCCGGCGCCAAGGCGTGGAAGTCTCCCTGCAAACCCACTTCAATCACCCTATTGAAATCACGCCTTCCGTATTGTCCGCGGCCAATCTTCTATTTGCCAAAGGCGTGATGGTACGAAATCAATCCGTCCTGCTACGCGGAGTCAATGACGATGCAAGCGTGCTTGGTCTTCTCATCAAACATCTGGGGGATTTGCACATACATCCATATTATGTGTACCTATGCGACCCGGTTCCCGGCATTGAAGACATGCGAGTTGACTTGGCAACGGCCTGCCAGCTGGAAAAAGCAGTGAGGGGTTTGACTGCGGGTTACAATATGCCCGCATTTGTCGTCGACGCCCCAGGTGGTGGCGGCAAGCGCCTTATTCATAGTTATGAGCGCTATGATCGTTACTCCGGCCTATCCACGTTTACCGCCCCTGCAGTGAAAGCGGGCCGCCTCTTCCTATATCCGGATCCGCTGCACGCGCTCAGCCCGGATGCCCGCAGGGATTGGCTCGATCCGCAACGGGCACAGGCAATGGTGGCCGATATGCAGCGCCAAAGCGCTTAA
- a CDS encoding nucleoside 2-deoxyribosyltransferase: MNHSIAPHISPASTEGVSVFVGGPIQHALKKEGMTAEAASPIKAVHDAIHGMRLHLLSAHLAERFGQDSHNYSPTEVVLRDYDWMVQCSLFIAILPCDSQSQLIRTDGTHIELGWASALKKPILILAQSHSHAQLSHLVKGLACVAPVKILDLGGIVHKPQILQEEIQAQLLPADQDMGPSHLMRNPAL; the protein is encoded by the coding sequence ATGAATCACTCGATAGCACCGCACATTTCACCCGCTAGTACGGAGGGCGTTTCTGTCTTCGTTGGCGGCCCCATTCAACATGCACTGAAAAAAGAGGGAATGACGGCGGAAGCGGCATCACCGATCAAGGCCGTCCATGACGCCATTCATGGGATGAGGCTGCACTTGCTTTCTGCTCACCTTGCCGAGCGCTTTGGGCAAGATAGCCACAACTACTCGCCTACCGAGGTGGTGCTGCGCGACTATGACTGGATGGTGCAATGTTCACTCTTCATCGCCATCTTGCCTTGCGACAGCCAGAGCCAACTGATCCGGACAGATGGCACCCATATCGAGCTTGGCTGGGCCTCCGCCCTCAAGAAACCGATATTGATTCTTGCCCAGTCGCACAGCCATGCCCAGCTGTCCCATCTTGTCAAAGGGCTGGCGTGCGTCGCTCCTGTCAAGATACTTGACCTTGGCGGTATCGTGCATAAACCGCAAATCTTACAAGAGGAGATCCAGGCACAACTGCTGCCAGCAGATCAGGACATGGGCCCCAGCCACTTGATGAGAAATCCCGCCCTTTGA